The genomic interval TATTTAGTACAGACTAGAGcaacattttaatttgttaaaatgtCAGATGCACTTCTACAAGATTTTCCCTCAATTGCTGCAAATAACACGGCATTACTACCATATATAATAAGCTCAATCAGCAATTTCCGGGATCAAAGtgattgattaaattatttttttcttttttttgaacAAAGTGGTTTTCATGCCCTTTGACATGGTCATTTTTCTGATGAAATTGTAAAAGGAAAGACACAACGAATTAGTTAGGAGGTCACAAATCTGTATAACTATTCTAAGTTGTTACCTTAccatattttcttcataattgttaatgaattaaaatcgTTAGAGCTTATGGTATCTTACTGAGCAACTTGACACTCGTCTTTATAGtgaataatgaattaaattgtttagagTTTAACGTACCTCATTTAGTAACTTTATAGacttatattaaattttaaatgtatggTAAGTTAACAACTTATACAGAGAAATTCTTGACCTCATACTAATTAATTCCACGTGCTTTTCCTCttataaattcatcaaaaaatGACCATATCAGAGCACagaaaaatcattattaataaaagagaaaCCAGCCAATTACATTGATTTTGGAAATGGCAGCTAAGAAAACCAAAGGGAGACAAAAGATTGAGATGATAATAACATTCTCTAAACGTAGATCATGGATCTACAAAAACGCCAGTGAACTTGTGACTCTAACTGGCTCTGAGATTGCCATTGTTGTGTTCTCACAATCTGGGAAGCCATACACCTTTGGTCACCCCTCCGTCGAGGCTGTTGCAAATCGCTTCCTTGGGATGAACCAGTTGCCTAATGACAACATTCATTCGCTGGTTGTCGGTCACCGCCAGGTGAGAATTAACGAGCTGAATCAGCAGCACAATGAGCTGCGGCGCCAGCTGGACGAGGAGAAGGAACAGGAGAAGATATTGACGCAGATGAGGAGGGGTAAAGAGACTCAGCCGCGTATGTGGGAAACCCCTGTTGATGAGCATAACCTGCAGGAGCAGCTTCAAATGGATTCAGCCGTTGATGATCTGCACCAAATTTTTCTGGCCAAGCTCAATGAAAgggctgctgctgctgctgcctcTTCCCCCGTGGCACCTTCCTTGTATTTTCATCATAAATAATATACCTCATTTTCCATTTGGTTTGGCATTTGTCTATAAAATATCTGAGGCTGCGGGTCCAAATGATTAACTGGATAATGCTTAGAAACTACCAATCGTAAATGCATATGATATAATTTGAGAATGCAAGTTATTGTTGTGCCTAAAAGTGTGATATGGCTTGGTGAGCATCATTAGCAGCAATATTCAAAGTAATCTGTCAATTTGTCCAAGTAATTTACTAGTTCATGCTTGGTGAACTAGATTTACTTTGGAAACCCCAACTTTCGAAATACATCATCGAGCCAGCTATTTAAACTATGTTTATAATCACAAGTAGATAAATAAACCCTCAAGGAAGTAGGTAGctacaaatatatttaatttcctcaatttgaaatttgattaaaaacaaagataaaCGATTTTGGTGGGCAATCAAATGATATGAATGCATATGTAAGGTTTCGATGGAGATAAAAATccttttccattaaatattaaccCCTACCCTAAGTATTTCTTATCGAACTCGGGTGATCGGGTACAAAGTGAATTCATGGCCAATTGTACTATGCCCATGAGACGTATGGTTCCACATAATTGTTTGTGACATAGAGTAATAAGTATTTTGAACGTAAAatcttaacaaaaaaattcacaacTTTTAAGGTAAAATAGAActatataaaaagaattaggTGAACTTCAATTCATTCCCTAGATAGAATGGCAATCTTTAATATATTCCGAAAAAGTGTAAAAACCTCTATTTACCCTAATTGTAATTCAAAAGATGATAGAAAA from Citrus sinensis cultivar Valencia sweet orange chromosome 9, DVS_A1.0, whole genome shotgun sequence carries:
- the LOC127899838 gene encoding agamous-like MADS-box protein AGL62 codes for the protein MAAKKTKGRQKIEMIITFSKRRSWIYKNASELVTLTGSEIAIVVFSQSGKPYTFGHPSVEAVANRFLGMNQLPNDNIHSLVVGHRQVRINELNQQHNELRRQLDEEKEQEKILTQMRRGKETQPRMWETPVDEHNLQEQLQMDSAVDDLHQIFLAKLNERAAAAAASSPVAPSLYFHHK